The region CCTCCCAGGGCGGCGGCGAGCTGTTCCACGGCGTGGTGACCGCGCCGGTCAAGGTCCACGAGGACATCGACCCCACGTCCCCTTCGGAGGTCACCCTCCCCAAGGGCTACGAGGTCCTGATCATCTGCAAGCTGGACGGCTGGTTCCTGCTCCTCAACGAGGAGTCCATCGACGAGGACGAGCCCGAGATCGGCTGGGCCCGGTCCACGTCCATCCGGGTCCAGGGCAAGCAGCCCACCACCTGCTGACCCGCCCCCCACTGGCCTCCCCGCCCAGGCTCACTCACCCCGCGGGCAGCAACCCGATGGCCCGGTACGCCGCATCCACGGTGGGCCGGGCCATCACCCGTGCTCGCTCGGCCCCCTCCCTCAGCACCTCCTCCACGTGCCCCGCATCCGTCGCCAACTCCGCATGCCGCTCCCTCACCGGCCTCAGTACCTCCACCACCGCCTCCGCCGTGTCCCTCTTCAGCGCCCCGTACAACGCGTACGCACCGGCCAGCTCCTCCGGGTCCCCACCCGTGCAGGCCGACAGCAGATCCAGCAGATTCGCGACCCCCGGCCGCGCCTGCCGGTCGTACTCGACGCCCCCGCTGCCGCTGTCGGTCACCGCCCGCATGACCTTCTTCCGCACGACATCGGGCTCGTCCAGCACGAATACGACCCCACCCGTCGCGGCAGTCGTCTTCCCCATCTTCGACGTCGGCTCCTGAAGGTCCATGACCCTGGCCGCCACCACCGGATGCGTCGCCCGGGGCACCACGAACGTCTCCCCGTACCTCTTGTTGAACCGCACCGCCAGGTCCCGCGTCAGCTCCACGTGCTGCGCCTGGTCGTCCCCGACGGGCACTTCCTCCGCCCCGTACGCCAGGATGTCCGCCGCCATCAGCACCGGATACGTCAGCAACGACAGCCGGACCCCTTCCCCGGCCGCCTGCGCCTGCGCGCTCTTCTCCCGGTACTGGATCATCCGCCGCATCTCCCCGTCGGACGCCGTGCACTCCAGTACGTACGACAGCCGCGCGTGCTCATCGACATGGCTCTGCACGAACACCGTGCACACCGCAGGGTCCAGCCCGACCGCCAGCAGCAACGTCGCCGCCTGCCTACTGAGCCGCAACACCCGCGCCGGATCGTGCTCGACCGTCAGTGCGTGCAGGTCCACCACGGAGAACAGCGCCTCTCCCCGATGCTGGTCCACCTCCGCCCACTGCCGCACGGCACCGAGGTAGTTCCCGAGTGTCATGTGCCCGGTCGGCTTGATCCCGCTGAAGATCCGCGTCATCTCTCTCGTCTCCTGGTCGAGGCCGCCACCACCGGCGACCGACCTCCCGGAAGGAGATACGCGAACGGCCGCCGTAGAAGCGGCGGCCGTGGGTGCATACGTGTGCGTGGCCGCCGTCAGGCGGCCCACCAACTGAGGGTGCACGTACGCGTAGTCATGCGGAACACCGTAGCCCTCCGGCCCCGGGTTGACACGCGATTAACAGATACGTAATGTTCTCCGAGCTGTCCGACTGTGA is a window of Streptomyces sp. NBC_00237 DNA encoding:
- the trpS gene encoding tryptophan--tRNA ligase — translated: MTRIFSGIKPTGHMTLGNYLGAVRQWAEVDQHRGEALFSVVDLHALTVEHDPARVLRLSRQAATLLLAVGLDPAVCTVFVQSHVDEHARLSYVLECTASDGEMRRMIQYREKSAQAQAAGEGVRLSLLTYPVLMAADILAYGAEEVPVGDDQAQHVELTRDLAVRFNKRYGETFVVPRATHPVVAARVMDLQEPTSKMGKTTAATGGVVFVLDEPDVVRKKVMRAVTDSGSGGVEYDRQARPGVANLLDLLSACTGGDPEELAGAYALYGALKRDTAEAVVEVLRPVRERHAELATDAGHVEEVLREGAERARVMARPTVDAAYRAIGLLPAG